The Urbifossiella limnaea nucleotide sequence AGCTGCGCCGCGACGTGATCGCCGCCCGCCTCGAAGACGGCTTCCTGGACGCGACGACGCTGATGGAGGGGCTGATCGCCCGCGGCGTGCCGATGCGGTCGGCGCACGAGGCGGTCGGGAACCTGGTGCGCGAGTGCGAGGGGAAGCGGTGTCGGCTGGCGGACCTGCCGGACGCGGCGTTCGAGGCGGCGTGCCCCGGCCGCGGCGCCGAACTACGCGGCACGCTCGGCGTGGCGAACGCGCTGGCGGCGTTCACGAGCGTCGGCAGCACGGCGCCGCTTGAGGTCGAGCGGCAGGTGCGGGAGTGGCGGGAGCGGCTGGTTTAACTGCGCTGTGACACCGCGGACGCCGCCCAGGGTTTCACCCTGGGCTACTCTCCGACGCCCTCCGGGCTGAATCCCCATCACGTCACTCGTGCCACGAACACACCACAAGCGGTCAGAGCCCCGGAGGGGCGTCGGCGCGTAGCCCAGGGTGAAACCCTGGGCGGCGTCCGCGGCGCGCCGATAAGCTAACCCCATCACAACACCCACCTGGAAACGGCATTCATGGACCACTTCGCCTACCGCGACCGCACCCTGCTCTGCGAGGACGTGCCCGTCCCCGAGCTGGCCGAGAAGTACGGCACGCCGCTGTACGTCTACAGCGAAGCGGCCCTGCTCGCGCGGCTCACCGAGGTGCAGACCGCCTTCAAGGCCGCCGACCCGATCATCGCCTACAGCGTGAAGTCGAACGGCAACCTCAGCATCTGCCGGCTCATGGCCCAGCACGGCAGCGGCTTCGACGTGACCTCCGGCGGCGAGCTCCACCGCGCCCTCACGGCCGGCGGCTCGGGGAAGAAGATCGTCTACGCCGGCGTCGGCAAGTCGGACGCCGAGATGCGCGACGGGCTCGCCAAGGGCGTCTTCCTGTTCAACGTCGAGAGCGAGGCCGAGCTGCACGCCCTCGGCGCCGTCGCGCAGAGCCTGGGGGTGAAGGCGCCGGTGGCGCTGCGGGTTAATCCCGATCTGCCGCCCAAGACGCACGCCAAGACCGACACGTCCGTCAAGGGCGTCAAGTTCGGCCTCGACATCGAGACCGTCGTGGACGTGGCCCGGTCCGTCGTCGGCCACCCCGGGCTGGCGATCGTCGGCGTCCACATGCACCTCGGCTCGCCGATCCTCAGCGCCGAGCCGTACCGCCAGGGGGCCGCGAAGGCGGTGCAGTTGGTGAAGGCGTTCCGCGAGATGGGGCACGACATCCGCTTCCTCAACATGGGCGGCGGCTTCGGGATCAGCTACCGGAAGCAGGAAGCGCTTCCCGCCGCGGCTTTCGCCGAGGTCATCCTCCCCGCGGTGAAGGAGACCGGCTGCCAGCTCGTTCTCGAACCGGGGCGGTTCATCGTCGGCAACTCGGGCATCCTGGTCAGCCGCGTCGTGTTCACCAAGGAAACGGGCGGCAAGCGCTACGTCATCCAGGACGCGGCGATGAACGACCTCATCCGCCCGACGCTGTACGACTCGTTCCACCGCGTCTGGCCGGTGACGCCGGCCGCGGACGTGCCGACCTGGCCCGAGGACTGCGAAGCTGCCATCCCGAACACGCAGCCCGTGGACGTGGTCGGGCCGGTGTGCGAGAGCGGCGACTTCCTGGCAAAGGGGCGGCACCTGCCGGCGCTTTCCCGCGGCGACCTGCTGGCGACGTTCAGCGCCGGCGCGTACGGGATGGCGATGGCCAGCAACTACAACAGCCGGCTCCGGGCGGCCGAGGTTCTCGTTACAGGCCGCACACACCGACTGATCCGCCGCCGCGAGACGTTCGCCGACCTCACCGCGTGCGAAGACGATTGCCTCCGGTGATGCGCGGCGTCACAATCGGAGGGTGTCCGGCTCTCGCGCCGGCGTTGCGCCTATTCCGCGCCCGGAGGAACCCCCGGTGACTGCCGCATCGTTCGTCGGAGCGCTCGTCGCCGCACGCCGGGCCGCCGGGGGTGGGTGCTGGCCGGCCTCGCCGCCGCGGCCGTGGTCCTCGCCGCCGGCAGCCCCCTCCCCGCCCAGCAGGAGGCGAAGGGGCAGGCCACGCCGCCCGAGGAGCTGTTCCGCGACATGCGCGGCCTCATCCGCGAGGGGAAGTTCGACCTCGCCGCCGCGTACCTGCGGGCGTTCGTCGGGAGCGAGCCGACCGACCCGCTACTGCTGAAGATCGAGAAGGACTACGGCACCACCGTCTTCCAGGACCTGCGGACGATCCGCCGCTGGTCCGACGACCCCAAGACCGACACGCAGGCCCGCGCCGACGTGGAGGCCGTCATCGCCAAGGCCCGCGCCGCGGTGACGAAGCAGCTCGAAACTCCCGAGCGCGTCAACAAGTACATTCGCAACCTCGGCGAGACCGAGGAGGAGCGCCTGTTCGCGGAGCTGGAGCTGAAGCGGACCGGCGACTACGCCGTGCCGTTCATGGTGGACGCCCTCCGCCGCAACAGCACGCCCAAGCTCACCCGCGGCATCCTCGCCGCCATCGCGAAGCAGGACGCCCACACGATGGGCGGCTGGCTCGCCGCGCTCGACGGCCTCCCGCCCGAGTTCCAGTACGCCGTCCTCGCGGCGATCGCCACCCGGCCCGACGTGCTGGAGTTGACGAAGGCGGCGCAGACGGACTTCACCCCGCGGCTGTGGTACGCCTACGGCAAGGCCGACACCCTGCCCGGCCTGCGCGAGTACGCCAAGGCGGCGCTCGACCGGCTGTACCGCGACGTGGAGCGGCGCGACGCCGCGGCCGAGCTGGTGGGCCTCGCCCGGCCGTTCGCCAACCACAAGGCGAACTACGGCGGCGCCATGAACCCCGGCACCGGCGCCCCGGCCACCGTGGCCGTGTGGCAGTGGGACGCGAAGGACGAGAGGCTCGTGAAGCAACCGGCCGTGCCCGTACCGCAGGCCGACGAGTACTTCGGCCTCCGCTACGCCCGTTGGGCGCTGGACGTGCGGCCCGACTACGAGGCCGCCCAGGCGCTCGTGCTGACGCTCGCCGCCGAGACGGCGATGGAGCGCGGCAAGTTCGGCGACCTCGCCCGCACCGACCCGACGGTCTACCGGCTGCTCGCCGACGCACCCGCGAACGTGCTCAACGACCTGCTCGACCGCGCGTTCGCCGAGAACCGCTCGGCCCTGGTGCTGGCCCTGGTGCAGGTGCTCGGCGACCGGGCCGACCGCGCCGCGGCGACGAGCACCCCCAACCGCCCGTCGCGGCTCGAGCGCGCCCTCGACTACCCGAACCCGCGGGTGCAGTTCGCCGCGGCCAACGCCCTGCTGCGGTCGCCGGTGCCGATCGACGGCCGGGTCCGCGGCCGCGTCCTCGACGTGCTGAAGCGCGCCGCGGCGGTCGACCCCGGCGTGCCGAGCGGGGCGAAGGGGCAGGCGCTCCTCGCCGACCCCGACCGCAAGCGCGCCGACGACACGGCCGCGCTGCTGCGGCAGATCGGCTACGACGTGGAGGTGTACGGCACCGGCCGCGACATGCTCCGCCGCATCGCCCGCGCCAGCGACTTCGACCTCGTCGTGATCGACCGGCACGTGCCGAACCCGGAGCTGCGAGACCTCGTCGGCCACCTCCGCGCCGACAGCAACGCCGCCCGCCGGCCCGTGCTCGTGGTCGCGTCCGCCGACCAGCCCATCCCCCCAAGCATCGAGCAACTGGCCCTGCGGTTCGCGCTGCTGATCGCCGCCACCGAGACGGCCCCGGTCGGGATGCCCGACCCGTACGTGGCGGACATCCGCCGAACGCCCGAGACGGACGCCTCGGAGCGGAAGCAGATCCAGGACCGCCGCGACGCGGTGTTCGCCACGGTGCAAAAGGCGCGGGCGGACCGGCTGGCGCGGGTGCTGGAGACCAGCGGCATCGAGCTGTCGCCGAACCAGAAGTTCCAGGTGAAGCTGCGGATCGACCAGCTGACGTGGGCGGTGCTGGCGGCCGAGTTCCCGCTGTCGAAGGCGTCGGCCCCGGGCGCGTACCAGACCTACGAGACGCTGTTCAAGCAGATTGCCGTTCAGCCGGCGGTGCCCGAGTACACGCGGCGGTTGGGGCAGGACCACCTGCTGACGCTGCTGACCCGGTTCGCGGAGGACGTGGCCGCTTCCCCGGTGGCCCAGGCGCGGTTCGAGGCGTTCCGCTCGCGCGTGGACCCGGAGGCGCTGGGGCTGGTGGTGCGCCAGCCGCGCGACTTCCCCGCGGAGGCGCGGACGACGCGGCTGGTGGGCCACTACCCGGGCGTGAAGGTGATTCCCGAGCCGCACTCGAAGACGTGGTTCGAGCAGGACGTGAACGCGGCGTTCCAGGACCCCGCCGACCGCCCGCGCGACCCGGCCGAGAAGCGCGCGACGGCCCGGCTGGCGGTGCAGTGGCTGGCCCGCATGGCGACCGGCGAGGTGCCCGGCTTCGACGCGAAGCTGGCGTCGAACGAGCTGCTGGCGGCGCTGCGGACGGACGAGCTGGCCGACCCGGCGATCGACGGCGTCGCCCGCCTCCCGACGGCCGAGGCGCAGGCGGGTTTGGTGAGCCTGGCGGTGACGCCGATGCGGCCGCTGCCGCTGCGGGCGCGGGCGGCGGACGCCGCGGTTCGGCACGTCCAGGCGCACGGCAAGCTGACGCCCGACGCCCTGACGACGACGGTGGCGCAACAGTCCGGCACCGAGGCGGACGCCGACCTGCGCGGCCGGCTTATGGTGCTGCGGGGGCTGCTGGCGCCGAGCCCGTCGGGCTTCGTGACGGGGTTGCGGAGCTACAACCCGCCGCTGGTCCCGCCCCCGGCCGCCGCCGCGCCGATGACGCCGCCGGCGACGACTCCGCCCGAGGAGCCGAAGAAGGACTGACTCCGCTAGCCGGCGGGTGCCGGGTCGGGAGCCGCAGGCGATTGCCTGCGGCTCCCGACCCGGCACCCGCCGGCGTCATTTCCAGGCGACGTGATGGCCGACACGCTGGCCGACCTGTTCGACCACTGCGGCGACACGGACTTCTGCGACCGCGTGTTCGTCCGCATCTGCGAGGTTCACGGCAACGGGGCCGACGTCTCCCGGCTGACCGAGGAAGAACGGACCGTGTCCCTCGTGTGGGGCTCGCTCGGTGTCATCGGCAACGGCGGCTTCCGCTACCTGTTCGAGGGAAGCGTCCGCGGCGACCCGAACTACGCCCTCACCCGGCGGGCGTTCGAGGCGATCGGATGCCCGGAAGCGGCCGAGGCATTTCGTGAGGCGCTGTCGGCGTTTCCGGACTGCGTCCCGCCAGTGAACCAGGCCAAGCGAGAGCGGGCGTACCTACATCACTTCCCGGGGATGGGGACTTCACCCGACCGGGCCTTCTACGCGGCTCAAGACGATATCCCCAAACGGCTGGCGAACTGGCTGCGCTCGCGCAACCGACCGCACCCGCACCTGGCAAAGCCGGAGTAACCGTGCGAGGGGTGGACTGGAACCGACGCCACGTCCGCTGAGTTGGCCGGAACCGGCACCGCCTTTCAGTACGCAACTTCTTTCACCACAACGCATTCGAGTGCATTGCGTCGCCTCGTTTCGATCCAACAAACTTTTGTGGCATTGACTCAATGCGTGCCTCGACCCCCCGGGGGGTCGGTGGCACACAATCGCCGCGGTCGCTCCGACGGCGACTCCGGGGACGAAGTGCGAGCAAGCGCGCAAGTCGGGTGAGGTATCCCGTTCCAGCGGCGAACCCCGGCGGGACGGTCCGGGACACCGGAGCCAGCCATGAGCCGCACCTACGACTCCGCCGCCCAGCCGACCCTCGCGGACCTCACGACCGCCTTCCTGGCCACCCGCTCAGACGCCGCCGCGGCGGCAGTCGAGCCGGTCGGAAGCGAAGTGGAGCCCCACGAGGTCACGGCCGGGTTCCGGATCGAACCCCGGACCGCCTGGGCCGACGCCACCGCCACCCTTCCCGCCAGCCCGGCCGCGACGCCGACCGAGTGGGCGACGCTCGTGTCGCTACCGGTCGCAGCCTACGCCGTGCCGATGGCCGCGGGGAATTTTCCGCAGCGCGTCCGCGACGTGGCCCCGCTGCTGGGCCGCTTCGACGCCGCCGCCCTCCGCCCGTCGGCGGCCGGCACCCCCGCCCCGGGCCTCAGCGGCCTGCGGACGTGGGTCGTGCGCGAGGCGAAAAAGCGGACCGCCGCCGCGGCGCTGGTGGCCGCGGGGGTCGCGCGGGCGGCCGGCGAGCTGGACTGGGCGGCGGAGTTGCTGGCCGACGCCGAGGCGCTGTGTACCGGCGACGACCGCGGCCGGTGGGAGAACGAGCGGGCGGCACTGGCGTGGCACCGCGGCGACGCGGCCGACGCCCTGGCCCGCTGGGAGGCACTGCCCGACGCCCCGGCCGTGCGCTTCAACCGCGGCATGGCACTTTTGTTCCTGGGCCGCGCGGCCGAGGCGAAGGGCGTGCTGACGGCCGCGATTTCGGCCCTGCCCGAAGGGAGTGGCTGGCGCGACCTGGCCGAGTTGTACCGCACACTGGCCGAGATTCACGGGTAATTCCAACAATCGTCCCCGGGGCAACTCCCGCCCGTTGCAACGGGTGGGCGTTGTGGTAGATTGTCAGGCAGCCGACACTGCAACCGCTCTCCCCGGGCTGCCGTTCCGATGCGTGCCCCCTTCACGCCCGCGCTCGTGCTCCTCGTCGCCGCCGGGTGCGGCGGCGGGTCGAGCCCGTCGATCTCCGTCCCCACCTACAACCCGGACGGCGCCGCGCAGGACGCCCTCAAGCAATTCGACAAGAACGGCGACGGTGCCATCGACGGCCCCGAGCTGGACGCCGTCCCCGGCCTGAAGGCGGCCTTCGGCGGCAAGAAGGTCACGGCCGACGCCCTCAAGACCCGAATTGAATCGTACCGCGCCGGCAACGTCGGGGCGCTCGGCTACCGCGTCAAAGTCACGCGCAACGGAGCCCCACTGGCGGGCGCGACGGTCACGTTCACGCCCGAGCCGTTCCTCAGTTCACTCCGCGAGGCGACCGCAACCACCGACTCGGGCGGCGAGGCGAGCAACTTCACGTTCGGCGGCGACACCGTCCCCGGGCTGCCGCCCGGGATGTACCGCGTGTCCGTGTCCAAGTCCGGCGAGACCATCCCGGCGGCGTTCTCCACGCAGACGACCGTCGGGTGCGAGGTGAGCGGCGGCCGCGGCGGCTCCGGCTCCCTCGACGTCAACATCCCCGGCCGCTAGCCGGGGTGGCTTCATTCCGTTCGTCCGCCCGTGGAGGTCGTCATGCATTCCTCGGTCCCGCGGCCCCGCCGCGCGTTCACACTCATCGAACTGCTCGTCGTCATCGCCATCATCGCCATCCTCATCGGCCTCCTGCTGCCGGCGGTGCAGAAGGTGCGGGAGGCGGCCAGCCGGGCGAAGTGCCAGAACAACCTCAAACAGGTTGGCATCGCCATGCACAACTGCCACGACGTGAACGGGTACTTCCCGTCGGGCGGGTGGGGCTGGAACTGGGTCGGCGAGCCGGGCCGCGGGTCCGGCAAGGACCAGCCGGGCGGGTGGGTGTACAGCATCCTGCCGTACGCCGAGCAGGGGGCGCTGGCCCAACTGCAAGGGGCGGCCGGGTTCAGCACGCGGAACCAGACGTCGCTGTCGATCTTCAGCTGCCCGAGCCGCCGCGCCGCGGCCCCGTACCCGAACTACTACAACTACGGCTACTACAACCCCGGCAACTCCATCCTGCCGACGTTCGGCCGCACCGACTACGCGGCGTGCGTGTCGGGCAACTCGAACGCGAACGAGATCGACGGCGGGCCGAGCACCCTCGCCGCGGGCGACGCGATGGCCCCCGCCGGGTGGGACGGCATCTTCGGCCGCAAGAGCCAGACCCGCATCGCCGACATCCTGACCGGCACCAGCAACCAGTGCATGGTCGCCGAGAAGTACCTGAATCCGAACAACTACGTGACCGGCACCGACGGCGGCGACAACGAGTGCATGTACACCGGGCTGAACAACGACGTGTACCGCACCACGTACAACCCGCCGCTCCAGGACCGCCAGGGGCTCGGCGACACCCTGCGGTTCGGCAGCGCCCACATCGGCGGGCTGAACGTCGCCCTCGGCGACGGGTCGGTCCGCACGATCCGCTACAGCGTGGACGGCGCCATGTGGCGACAGTTCGGCAACATGCGCAGCACCACGCCGATCAACCTGAACTGAGTGACGTGCGGCCGACGCCCACCCGTAGTAAGGGTGGGCGTTCTCGTTGGTCAGCCGGCCACGGCCTTGTAGACCGCGAACCCCAGCGCCAGCACGCCGAACACCAGCCAGACCACGCCCATCGCCTTGGCCTGCCCGCCCTCCAGGTCCGGCCCCTTCTTGGTCACCGCCTTGCCGGTGACGAACACCGACACCGCCAGCCCGAGCAGGATCAGCCCGATGACCGCGGCCCCGGCCGCGACCACCAGCGGCTTGCCGGCCAGCCACTTGTTGATGTCGTCGTTCAGGTCGGCGAACAGCGGCATGACGGGCTCCGTACGGGGCGGGTGACGCGACTCATCCTACGACCGGCGCGGCTTCAGCGGCTTCGCCGGGAGCGTCCCCACGAATGCGAGTGCCCGGCCGAGCCAGTCGGCGAGTTGGCGCTGGGTGTCGATGCCGTCGGGGTCCACCATCACCCAGTTGGTCATCGGCCGGCCGGTGATGTCGAACGGGCGAACGTGCGGCTCGTCGAGAGCGTCCGCGGCGGCGGGGCCGAGGCGGGCGATCAAGTCTTCGTGCCACACGCCGGCGACGATGTTACCGTCGAGGAAGAAGGCGACGCCGCCGAACATGACCTTTTCGGAGACGCCGCGGGTGCGGCCGATGTGGTCGCGGACGCGGGCCACGAGGCCGGGGTCGGAGTGCATGGCTCACCCGGGATTCCGTGCGGTGATCAACCGCTCGACCGCGGCCGCGGAGCGGGCCAGGCCGTCGCGCACGGTCAGTTTCGCCGCCACCGCACGACACGCGCTGGCAACCTCGGCCGAGCCGAGCAGCCGCGCCAGCGCCGCGGCCACACGCCGGCCGGTGAACCGCTTCACGGCGAGCCCTTCCCCGACGCCGAGCCGGACGGCCCGCGCCAGGTTGTCGAACTGGTCGTGCGCCAGCGGCATCACCAGTTGCGGCGTGCCCGCCGCGAGCGCCTGCGACATCGAGCCGACGCCGCCGTGGTGCACGAAGGCCGCCGTCCTCGGCAGCAGGACGTCGAGCGGGGCGTAGGTCACGTGCCGCACGCCGGGCGGCAGCGCTGCCGGGAGCTGTTCCGGGAACCGCGTCAGGAGCAGCGCCCGCCGGCCCAGCCGCTGCGCCGCATCGACCGCCGCAGCGAAGAACGCCCGGCCGTGGACGTTCGCCGAGCCCGGCGTGAACGCCAGTGGCGGCTCCCCGGCGTCCAGGAACGCCGCCAGGTCGGCGGGCAGGCCGTCGGCCGTGCCGTCGTTCCACAGCGGGAAGTCGGTTAGAACCACTCCCGGCGGCCAGTCCGGCTGCGGCGGGCCGAACCAGTCGGGGAACAACCCCACCACGCCGTCCGGCGAGTGCCACCAGCGGTCGACGCGCGGCAGCGGCCCGAGCCCGAGTTCGGCGCGCCACGGGTTCAGGGAGCGGGCCACCGTCGGGTGCGCGAAGAACCTGATGCCGGCGGCGTAGAGCAGCCGCCGGAGCCAGAGCGGCCCCGCCAGTCCGGCGAAGTCCGGCGGCACGACGTTGCTCCAGATCACGGACGGCTGTAGGTGGACGCTCACGACCGGCAGGCCGAGCTTCTCGCGTGCGGTCAGTGCCCCGAAGCCGAACACGTTCGTGACACCGGGCAGTCGCAACTTCTCGTGGAGGGTGTACTGCTGGCGGATGGCGTCACCGAGGCGGTCGAGCACGGTGCGAAAGCCGGTCCGCGGCTTCCACAGGCCCGGGTCGCGGATCGTGTCCTCGAACTGCGCGGCGGTGCCGAGGGGCTCGAAGTCGAAGCCGTGCCGGCGGACCGGCTCCTCGAAATAGGGGTTGGTGGCGAACGTGACGACGTGGCCCCGGCCGCGGAGCGCCAGGGCCAGGCCGAGCATCGGGAACACGTCCCCGGCGCTACCGAACGTGCTGACGAGGAGTCGCATCAGGGGATGGTATACGTCGGCGACACTTTCGAGACGCTGTTCCCGTCGCGCCGCTCCACCCAGAACTCGACCGGCCCGGGCTCGTTCGCCAGCTCCGGGGTGATGAACGTCTCGCGGTACTCGGCCGGCCCCTGGCCGCCGCCGAAGGCCTTCAGGGTGCGGTCGTGAGAGGACGTGCGGCTGCCGGAGCGGAAGTTAAAGTAGAAGTCGCCCTTGAAGAACCCGCCCGGGTTCTCGCCCGACATCAGCACCTTCACCGTGACCGACTGCGTGCCGCCCTGCGGGGACTTGGTGCGGCTGCCGTCCACCATCGTCACCTGTCGGCCGGAGGCGAGGTACAGCATCACGCCGCACCCGCCGCAGCACAGGGCCATGCCGCCGCCGCCGATCAGCAGCAGGATCAGCAGAATCTTCCCGACGCCGCCGCCGGACTTCGCGGCCGGCCGGTCATCGGCGGGGCGGCGACGGCGGCGCGGGCGGTCGTCCGGGTCGTCGCGGTCGTCACGGCGGGGCGGGTCGTCGTAGTCATCGTCGTCGTCGGGGCGGCGGGTCGGCACGGGGGTGTCCTCGTCGTCACACACAAAACAGTGAGCCCGGGGACGGCGGTCCCCGGGCTGCGATTCGCCGCGCCGGCCGAATTATTTCGGGGCGTCCTTTCCGACGTTTGCGACGGCGTCCTCCGCGGCCTTGATGATGGTGGCCACCTGCTCGTCGGTCGGGCCGCCGGCCGGAAACGTCCACCGGTCCTTGACCCGCATGCGGTTGTAGACCACCACGGTCACCTTGTCGTCGGCCTTGAGCCCCCAGGAGTCGATCGCCTTGCCCTTGTTCGGGGCCAGCCCGAACGGCACGTTCGGCGCCTTCGCCTCGTTCGCCAGCTTCAGCACCGCGTCGGCGTGAACGTCCCGCTTCTCGTCGTCGGGGAACTCGCCGTCCAGCGTCACGTTCGTGGTCGTGCCGTCGGCGTTGGCCAGCGCCACCGCCTTGGCCGGGGCGTCGATCCACAAGAACTGCACGAACCCGGTCAGCTTGTCGCCGCGGTACTCGGGAATCTTCTTGTCGAGCGCCTGGGCCAGCTTGACGACGCCGGAGTTCGACAGATCCGTCGCGTCGGAGCGGACGAACACCGCGACGACCGGGCTGAGGCCGTTCTCGCTCACGAGGTCGTGCATCTTGCGGGTGCGGTCGCGGGGGTCGCGGTCGTCGGCCTTCACCGGGGGACTGACCTTCGGCGGAAAGCGCCCGTCGGCCAC carries:
- the lysA gene encoding diaminopimelate decarboxylase, which gives rise to MDHFAYRDRTLLCEDVPVPELAEKYGTPLYVYSEAALLARLTEVQTAFKAADPIIAYSVKSNGNLSICRLMAQHGSGFDVTSGGELHRALTAGGSGKKIVYAGVGKSDAEMRDGLAKGVFLFNVESEAELHALGAVAQSLGVKAPVALRVNPDLPPKTHAKTDTSVKGVKFGLDIETVVDVARSVVGHPGLAIVGVHMHLGSPILSAEPYRQGAAKAVQLVKAFREMGHDIRFLNMGGGFGISYRKQEALPAAAFAEVILPAVKETGCQLVLEPGRFIVGNSGILVSRVVFTKETGGKRYVIQDAAMNDLIRPTLYDSFHRVWPVTPAADVPTWPEDCEAAIPNTQPVDVVGPVCESGDFLAKGRHLPALSRGDLLATFSAGAYGMAMASNYNSRLRAAEVLVTGRTHRLIRRRETFADLTACEDDCLR
- a CDS encoding DMP19 family protein, producing MADTLADLFDHCGDTDFCDRVFVRICEVHGNGADVSRLTEEERTVSLVWGSLGVIGNGGFRYLFEGSVRGDPNYALTRRAFEAIGCPEAAEAFREALSAFPDCVPPVNQAKRERAYLHHFPGMGTSPDRAFYAAQDDIPKRLANWLRSRNRPHPHLAKPE
- a CDS encoding tetratricopeptide repeat protein produces the protein MSRTYDSAAQPTLADLTTAFLATRSDAAAAAVEPVGSEVEPHEVTAGFRIEPRTAWADATATLPASPAATPTEWATLVSLPVAAYAVPMAAGNFPQRVRDVAPLLGRFDAAALRPSAAGTPAPGLSGLRTWVVREAKKRTAAAALVAAGVARAAGELDWAAELLADAEALCTGDDRGRWENERAALAWHRGDAADALARWEALPDAPAVRFNRGMALLFLGRAAEAKGVLTAAISALPEGSGWRDLAELYRTLAEIHG
- a CDS encoding DUF1559 domain-containing protein, whose amino-acid sequence is MHSSVPRPRRAFTLIELLVVIAIIAILIGLLLPAVQKVREAASRAKCQNNLKQVGIAMHNCHDVNGYFPSGGWGWNWVGEPGRGSGKDQPGGWVYSILPYAEQGALAQLQGAAGFSTRNQTSLSIFSCPSRRAAAPYPNYYNYGYYNPGNSILPTFGRTDYAACVSGNSNANEIDGGPSTLAAGDAMAPAGWDGIFGRKSQTRIADILTGTSNQCMVAEKYLNPNNYVTGTDGGDNECMYTGLNNDVYRTTYNPPLQDRQGLGDTLRFGSAHIGGLNVALGDGSVRTIRYSVDGAMWRQFGNMRSTTPINLN
- a CDS encoding TfoX/Sxy family protein, translated to MHSDPGLVARVRDHIGRTRGVSEKVMFGGVAFFLDGNIVAGVWHEDLIARLGPAAADALDEPHVRPFDITGRPMTNWVMVDPDGIDTQRQLADWLGRALAFVGTLPAKPLKPRRS
- a CDS encoding glycosyltransferase — protein: MRLLVSTFGSAGDVFPMLGLALALRGRGHVVTFATNPYFEEPVRRHGFDFEPLGTAAQFEDTIRDPGLWKPRTGFRTVLDRLGDAIRQQYTLHEKLRLPGVTNVFGFGALTAREKLGLPVVSVHLQPSVIWSNVVPPDFAGLAGPLWLRRLLYAAGIRFFAHPTVARSLNPWRAELGLGPLPRVDRWWHSPDGVVGLFPDWFGPPQPDWPPGVVLTDFPLWNDGTADGLPADLAAFLDAGEPPLAFTPGSANVHGRAFFAAAVDAAQRLGRRALLLTRFPEQLPAALPPGVRHVTYAPLDVLLPRTAAFVHHGGVGSMSQALAAGTPQLVMPLAHDQFDNLARAVRLGVGEGLAVKRFTGRRVAAALARLLGSAEVASACRAVAAKLTVRDGLARSAAAVERLITARNPG